Genomic window (Pyrus communis chromosome 13, drPyrComm1.1, whole genome shotgun sequence):
GCCTTATCGATGAAACACAGCAACGAATTGTAGTAACCGTCCACATTCAAAAGCCCCACCTACAAAAAACAAGTAATTCTCACTTAATTATTTAATCAATCAACCAATTAATTAATAGTATCCAACTTCAAACATCCATTTAATCTCCATATTATATGAATGTTGTTCATATGTCCTCATTGTCTTGTGACCAACAACACCCTTCTTTGACCAACAACCTCTCtttttttaaacctaaaaaGATAAGAAATGCGAGGCTTTCTCCCATTCAAAAGGAGATCCTCCAAATAATCAAACCACCTAATCTTATGCTATCTTTCCATGTGAATTAGAATTAAGTACCACATGCATTGATTCTCTATATCAAACCTCCTCATACATCCATACCACACAATTAGATTGACTCACATCATCACAATATCATCTCCCTTCAGCTTTGCTAGCTTAATTTGTATGGAATTatagatgagagagagagagagagagtcgtgTACTTAGAACTTAGAAACATGATAAATTAACTAATCATAGACATATGATAGACTTATTTAGTCGTGGAGACAAGAGACATGATAAAATATTCTTTAATATGAAGAAAATGATTGTTAATTAGTGTTTAACAGAAAATTTGAGGATATCAACAACAACCATCTACAACATCATAACCACATTTGAACAAACAAGAAACATGGCATCATGTGAGGGATTGCTTTCTTGTAAAGTTTTGAATGctttataaaattatttttgacattCAAAACCCTTGTATAGAAAGGGGTGCATAAATATTAAGAGTATTTCTTACAGGTTTGCGGTGGATTCCAAGCTGAGCCCAGGTAATGACTTCCAGCAATTCTTCCAGGGTACCATAGCCACCTGAACATAATAATTGCAATTAAAGGGTTTTACAAAACAATTGAGAGTTGATTTGGATAATGGTTCACAACTTCACATGCACATGGATGGCTTTCAACCCTTGATCCATGTAAAATCAGAGTAAGATCAACATACATCAACATTTAACAATCACCTATGCACACGAGGAAGACCAACTTTAACATTCATTAACATTAATAATGACATTTGTGACATGTCCGGTTCATGGATCAAAACCATACCAGGGAGGGCAATAAAAGCATCAGCTTGACGGGCCATCTCGGCCTTCCTTTGGTGCATATCTGAGACAGTTCTCACTTCTCCAACAGTTTCACCAGTTATCTACAATAATTTAATCAAATCACattattaattaatcatttAGAGACGGCAAAGCCCCAAATGATCACTTCAAATCACATTTAAGTTTTTAAATGTACCTCTCTAGGCATTAGGGTCCTTGGAATAACTCTGCAAAAAACACCACATCAACATATATTTACGAGCAAACTGCTATATATTAACAAAAGAATTTACAAAATGTTTCACATGGGCGAATAGACATATACTTGAAAATTAACTGATCAAACATTTGGCAAGAGGCATGGACCATACTAATTTTCTGCGGTTGTGTTTTATAGAACgtgtttaaatttttaacaGACCAAGAGCTCTTACATAACAGGGAAAGCAGGCTTTTCACAAAATGCAGTGTCACTTCCTCTAAAAGTTTCCATACTTTTACTAAATAGCTTTTCAAGTTCTATAAATCTTTCTAACTGGGAACTCCAGAGGGAACTGACATTGTAAGAACTTAAAAGGACGTTAACTTTTAGGCTTACTTTAGATCACATTAATTTAAGTGGTTTCGAACCATGTTCACAATATCTAGAAGACACAATAATTTTCCATAAATATGTGAACCTTTTTGTcccaataagaaaaataaagggcAAGGGAATGCACAAATTTCATTATATAATATGGGGGAGCATTTGATCCTAGATTCCTATGTTGTCTGCCTTTGTGAACCCAGTTAATTAACATATAACTGGGACTAATTTTGCATggtatggttcaaattcaataaaaaataagaatgtAACCAATTTGGCCAATCATTTCATTAGGGTAACCTATGCGTGTGGTGTGtgtacgagagagagagagagagagagagagagagaacaacaAACCCTAGGACATGGCGCCCGCCATCATGAACTGCCTGAGAAACAAGACCCATCAATCCCACGCTTCCACCACCATAGACCAGATCAATCCTTCTCTCCACCTTCAAAACACATCGAAATTCAAAACCCATCAACACGTGTCAGAAACCGAGTTCatcataaaatacaaaaaaagaaGTGCATGATTTGATTGAAACAAACTAGAAGAGATGGCAGCAACAATAAGTAATAGTATGTTTCAGtggatggaatgaatgaatgaataaaaccctagctagctaaAAGAGGCTATTGAgtgaaaattatttatttaaaatttttaaatcatgtgtgtgtgtctatatatatatttcttgtcATGGAAACCCATAAACAAAAATCATGGAGATGAGGTTCAGTCATGGAAGCTTGTGAACACGCTTAAAAGAGTCATGATACCGAGAGAGCACGTTTGGTTCCCTCCTGGCCTGGAGAGaaagaattaattaaaatcaaaactcAGATCATGCAAGAAAGCTGCTTAACTGACAGCCAGTTTACAGCTTGCACTCTCc
Coding sequences:
- the LOC137713861 gene encoding cytokinin riboside 5'-monophosphate phosphoribohydrolase LOG7-like; amino-acid sequence: MEETKSRFNRICVFCGSSSGKKASYQESAVELGKELVERRIDLVYGGGSVGLMGLVSQAVHDGGRHVLGVIPRTLMPREITGETVGEVRTVSDMHQRKAEMARQADAFIALPGGYGTLEELLEVITWAQLGIHRKPVGLLNVDGYYNSLLCFIDKAVDEGFISPTARHIIVSAPTAKQLVRQLEEYVPELDEVTSKLVWEEMDRISYVSEPGVAT